The Pyrus communis chromosome 2, drPyrComm1.1, whole genome shotgun sequence genome includes a window with the following:
- the LOC137725706 gene encoding TMV resistance protein N-like yields the protein MFIDYTKHNQNFTCRNRSGDDDDTDCEGSKARRQDVVDIASSSSSTADADDTKKYDVFISFRGEDTRRTFTSHLHAALREKKITTFIDDKLESGDEIAPALLKAIEESELSVIIFSKDYASSTWCLDELVHILACKEKHGQLVIPIFYDTLPSDVRKQRGSYEVAFAQLEQRFQNSIDKVHKWRDALTNAANISGVDSEKFRTDADLVKKVVEDISTKLCRASSCDLKGFVGIESRIEQVESLLGIHSSDACITVGIWGMGGIGKTTLAETIFHKLSSKFEASCFVKNVRENSEKADGLDHLEKTLLKEILKEEGLSIRPTIVQKRLRRTKVLIVLDDVSSSMQIERLAGDPPWYGTGSIIIITTRDRGTLGKTVKEDNIYKVEVLKPDEALQLFCSCAFKNNSTRIIDCKELAEKAVAYAKGLPLALTVLGSLFFNCKSKEEWEDVFNKLKRFPSEDIQEVLRISYDRLGENEKEIFLDIACFHTGEYLVEVKQMLDARGFFATDGIRILKDMSLISIDSELETIPVDLEMDDFPQEMGRETIEMHDLLQEMGGKIVQEQGNKDPGKRSRLFNDGDVYRVLSSNMETPNVEVIKVYWPYIEKRSLKHVDFKTMSDIEERSLKHVDFKTMSDIEERSLKHVDFKKMSNLEMLIVQCGCLGAYSLVHSDSLDLPDSLRYLEWWRYPLESLPSKFSPENLVELHMPNSGVKELWKEAQIRVNLQVIDLRGCSNLTEVPNLSRSLKIVKINLWGCKSLVEIPSYFQHLDKLIYLNLGYCWSLKYLPKMPGSIQYLDLECTGIKEVPESVWSNENISYLNLKHCEDLKKLPSSRCKLKNLVKLDLFRCSNVETLAEIWEPMEHLKSLSLIGTKVTELPSSICKLKYLESLDLAFCSRFSKFPEILKPMEQLVSLRLVFTAVEMLPSSIGNLNRLQDLDLSWCKQLKDVPTSISSLTNLKRLNFYGCRRLEKLPSTLPFRSLEKLELSRSGILEIPASIKQASRLSMLHLRGCDQLQSIPELPVLCDVDAQGCTSLKIVSSSRTALTQGWDKPNYCCRIFTNCPKLDNNSRSNIMDEAQIAIMRMATVAPLKDYCLPHNPWPQIKIAYSGKEIPNWFSYQNEGFSVDIELCPDWFRTSLFGFALSVVVFSRVNVLCKFWSVRANFIVKFMGESHELFSSKHIVPGNSYDGQHHVHVWNEAFRSEKVGKNCSPDVYKLAKEASVVFYLGAEDFEFHSSVSKMKVESCGICPLYAEDAEKFKFGHVFKSRGPKVEEETRQDDDSKGGGSSDESEANDSD from the exons ATGTTTATTGACTATACGAAACATAACCAAAACTTCACTTGCAGGAATCGATCAGGAGACGATGATGATACTGATTGTGAGGGGAGCAAAGCAAGGAGACAAG ATGTTGTGGATatcgcttcttcttcttcatccacTGCTGATGCTGATGATACCAAAAAGTACGATGTGTTTATTAGTTTCAGAGGTGAGGACACCCGCCGTACCTTTACCAGCCACCTTCACGCTGCCTTACGTGAGAAAAAAATCACAACCTTTATTGATGACAAGCTTGAGAGTGGAGATGAAATCGCACCTGCCCTTCTCAAAGCAATCGAGGAATCAGAGCTTTCGGTGATCATTTTCTCGAAAGACTACGCTTCTTCCACGTGGTGTTTGGATGAGCTTGTGCATATCCTAGCATGCAAGGAAAAACATGGCCAGTTGGTTATACCCATTTTTTACGACACCCTTCCATCGGATGTACGAAAACAACGGGGGAGTTATGAGGTTGCATTTGCTCAACTTGAGCAACGTTTCCAGAACAGTATCGACAAGGTGCACAAGTGGAGGGATGCTTTGACGAATGCAGCAAATATATCTGGGGTTGATTCAGAAAAATTTAG GACGGATGCTGATTTAGTTAAGAAAGTTGTTGAAGATATTTCGACCAAATTGTGTCGCGCATCATCCTGCGATTTAAAGGGCTTTGTTGGAATTGAAAGCCGCATTGAGCAGGTCGAATCGCTATTAGGCATTCATTCATCGGATGCTTGCATCACTGTCGGTATTTGGGGCATGGGTGGTATTGGCAAGACCACCCTTGCTGAAACTATATTTCACAAACTCTCTTCCAAATTCGAAGCTTCTTGTTTTGTTAAGAATGTTAGGGAGAACTCAGAAAAAGCAGATGGACTAGATCACTTGGAAAAAACACTTCTTAAGGAGATATTAAAGGAAGAAGGTCTATCCATACGACCAACTATTGTTCAAAAAAGGCTCAGACGCACAAAGGTCctcattgttcttgatgatgtgagTAGTTCAATGCAAATTGAACGTTTAGCTGGAGATCCTCCTTGGTATGGCACTGGAAGTATAATCATTATCACAACTAGAGATAGGGGCACACTTGGGAAAACTGTTAAAGAGGATAATATCTACAAGGTTGAGGTACTAAAACCGGATGAGGCTCTTCAACTCTTCTGTTCGTGTGCTTTCAAGAATAACAGTACGCGTATAATAGATTGTAAGGAGTTGGCAGAAAAGGCGGTGGCTTATGCCAAAGGCCTTCCTTTAGCTCTTACAGTTCTGGGGTCCTTGTTCTTCAATTGCAAGAGCAAAGAAGAATGGGAAGATGTGTTCAATAAATTGAAACGATTTCCCAGTGAAGATATTCAGGAAGTGTTGAGAATAAGTTATGATAGATtgggagaaaatgagaaggagatatTTCTGGATATAGCATGTTTTCATACAGGGGAGTATCTGGTTGAGGTAAAACAGATGTTAGATGCTCGTGGATTCTTTGCGACAGATGGAATTAGAATTCTCAAAGATATGTCTCTCATATCAATTGATTCAGAACTGGAAACCATACCGGTGGACCTAGAGATGGACGATTTTCCACaagaaatgggaagggaaaCCATAGAGATGCACGATTTGCTACAAGAAATGGGTGGGAAAATTGTTCAAGAACAAGGTAATAAAGATCCCGGTAAACGGAGTAGGTTGTTCAATGATGGGGATGTCTATCGTGTATTGAGCAGTAACATG GAAACTCCGAATGTTGAAGTCATAAAGGTTTATTGGCCTTACATTGAAAAGCGATCATTGAAACATGTAGACTTCAAAACGATGTCTGACATTGAAGAGCGATCATTGAAACATGTAGACTTCAAAACGATGTCTGACATTGAAGAGCGATCATTGAAACATGTAGACTTCAAAAAGATGTCTAACCTAGAAATGCTAATTGTACAATGCGGTTGTCTAGGCGCTTATTCTCTAGTCCATTCCGATTCTCTAGACCTTCCCGATTCTCTTCGTTATCTTGAGTGGTGGCGATATCCATTGGAATCTTTACCGTCAAAATTTTCTCCGGAAAATCTAGTTGAGCTTCATATGCCAAATAGCGGAGTTAAGGAGCTTTGGAAAGAAGCGCag ATACGTGTCAACTTACAAGTGATTGATCTCCGGGGCTGTTCAAATCTAACTGAAGTTCCAAATCTCTCTCGGAGTCTAAAAATTGTGAAGATAAATCTCTGGGGCTGTAAGAGTTTGGTTGAAATTCCTTCGTATTTTCAACATCTTGACAAGCTTATTTATCTTAATCTGGGGTACTGCTGGAGTCTCAAGTATCTTCCAAAGATGCCAGGAAGTATTCAATACTTAGATTTAGAATGCACTGGTATAAAGGAGGTGCCTGAATCAGTTTGGTCTAACGAAAATATTTCTTACTTGAATTTAAAGCATTGTGAAGACCTTAAAAAACTTCCAAGCAGCAGGTGTAAGTTGAAAAATCTCGTGAAACTTGATCTCTTTAGGTGCTCTAACGTTGAAACTCTCGCAGAGATTTGGGAGCCAATGGAACATTTGAAGTCCTTAAGTTTAATTGGTACAAAAGTTACAGAGCTACCCTCATCAATCTGTAAGTTGAAATATCTTGAGAGTCTTGATCTCGCCTTTTGCTCTAGATTTTCCAAATTCCCTGAAATCTTGAAGCCAATGGAACAATTGGTGTCTCTTCGTTTGGTATTCACAGCTGTCGAAATGCTTCCTTCGTCAATTGGAAATCTAAATAGGCTTCAAGATTTAGACCTTAGTTGGTGCAAGCAACTTAAGGATGTCCCAACAAGTATCTCCAGTTTAACCAATCTTAAACGTCTCAACTTTTATGGCTGTCGGAGACTTGAAAAATTGCCTTCCACTCTCCCTTTTCGCTCTTTAGAAAAACTAGAACTCAGCCGCAGCGGTATATTGGAAATACCAGCAAGCATCAAACAAGCTTCTCGGTTGTCCATGCTCCACTTACGCGGGTGCGATCAGCTTCAATCTATACCAGAGCTCCCAGTGCTATGTGATGTTGACGCTCAAGGCTGCACGTCGCTGAAGATAGTGTCAAGTTCAAGGACAGCACTCACACAAGGTTGGGATAAACCTAATTATTGTTGCAGAATCTTTACTAATTGCCCAAAATTGGATAATAATTCAAGGAGCAACATAATGGATGAAGCACAGATTGCAATTATGCGAATGGCAACTGTTGCGCCATTAAAGGACTATTGCTTGCCTCATAATCCCTGGCCTCAGATTAAGATTGCATATTCAGGAAAAGAAATTCCAAATTGGTTCAGCTATCAAAATGAGGGATTTTCAGTAGACATCGAGCTTTGTCCAGATTGGTTTCGAACAAGTTTATTTGGTTTCGCTCTCTCTGTTGTTGTTTTTTCTCGGGTTAATGTGTTGTGTAAATTCTGGAGTGTAAGAGCTAATTTCATTGTCAAATTCATGGGTGAAAGCCATGAACTGTTCAGTTCTAAGCACATTGTCCCAGGCAATAGCTACGACGGCCAACATCACGTGCATGTGTGGAATGAGGCCTTTAGAAGTGAAAAGGTAGGAAAAAACTGCTCCCCTGATGTTTACAAACTTGCCAAAGAGGCCTCTGTTGTCTTCTACCTGGGAGCTGAAGATTTTGAATTTCATAGTTCTGTTTCCAAaatgaaggtggaaagctgTGGTATATGCCCATTGTATGCGGAAGATGCtgagaaattcaaatttggtcATGTGTTCAAGTCGAGGGGACCAAaagtagaagaagaaacaaGACAAGATGATGATTCCAAAGGTGGTGGATCAAGTGATGAGTCTGAAGCAAATGACAGTGATTAG